A part of Cervus elaphus chromosome 11, mCerEla1.1, whole genome shotgun sequence genomic DNA contains:
- the PTGDS gene encoding prostaglandin-H2 D-isomerase, which produces MATPNKLWMGLLLLGVLGVLQTPAPAQAALQPNFQEDKFLGLWFTSGLASNSSWFLEKKKVLSMCKSVVGPAADGGLNLTSTFLRKDQCETRTLLLRPAGPPGCYSYTSPHWSSTHEVSVVETDYETYALLSTESVRGPGQDFHMATLYSRTQTPRAEVKEKFTTFAKSLGFTEEGIVFLPKTDKCMEEHT; this is translated from the exons ATGGCCACTCCGAACAAGCTGTGGATGGGGCTGCTCCTGCTGGGGGTCCTGGGGGTCCTGCAgaccccagcccccgcccaggCCGCCCTGCAGCCCAACTTCCAAGAGGACAAG TTCCTGGGGCTCTGGTTCACCTCGGGCCTCGCCTCCAACTCGAGCTGGTTCCTGGAGAAGAAGAAGGTGCTGTCCATGTGCAAGTCTGTGGTGGGCCCCGCGGCGGACGGTGGCCTCAACCTCACCTCTACCTTCCTCAG GAAAGACCAGTGTGAGACCCGGACCTTACTGCTGCGCCCCGCCGGCCCCCCAGGCTGCTACAGCTACACCAGCCCTC ACTGGAGCAGCACCCACGAGGTATCGGTGGTGGAGACGGACTACGAGACCTACGCCCTGCTCTCCACCGAGAGTGTCCGAGGCCCGGGCCAGGACTTCCACATGGCCACGCTGTACA gccgCACCCAGACCCCCAGAGCTGAGGTCAAGGAAAAGTTCACCACCTTCGCCAAGAGCCTGGGCTTCACAGAGGAAGGCATTGTGTTCCTGCCGAAGACTG ACAAG